AGGGTGTCCAGCAGCGCGGACGGGGCCCGCGTGCCCTCGCGCAGGGTCTCGGTGACCTCGCCGATCAGCTCGATGAGCCGCTCCGAGCCCAGCCGCTCGGTGTCGCCGACCACGCGGCCCTCGACCAGGCCGTCGGTGTAGAGCAGCATCGACCAGCCGGGCGGCAGCGGCACGTCCAGGCCGCTCCACGTGCTGTCCGGCAGCACGCCCAGCGGCAGGCCCGCCCGGTCCCGGGGCAGCTCCAGCACGCGGTCGCCGACCAGCAGCATCGGTTCGGGGTGCCCGGCCAGGTACAGCCGCGCCCAGCGGCGGTCGGGGGAGATCGTCACCATGCACACGGTGGTGAACAGGCCCGCCTGGTGCCGCTCGTGCTCCAGGATCTCGTGCAGCGTGCGCAGCACCCGCGAGGGCTCCTGGTCGGCCAGCACCAGCGCCCGCCACGCGATGCGCAGGAACACGCCCAGCGCCGCCTCGTCCGGGCCGTGCCCGCACACGTCGCCGATGACGACCTGGAGCGTGCCGTCCTGCTTGCGGACCGCGTCGAAGAAGTCGCCGCCGAGCAGCATCCGGCTGCCGCCGGGGCGGTAGCGGACCTCCACC
This portion of the Saccharothrix syringae genome encodes:
- a CDS encoding PP2C family protein-serine/threonine phosphatase; this encodes MAGLPTPRTAVDRISVLLVEDDEGDAVLVEALLDEVEADVVLHRARTLREAERLLAKVDCVLLDLGLPDTTGLDGLTRLLAHPAPVAIIVLTGLNDEHQGTRAVAAGAEDYLVKGQVDGVGLARGIRYAVGRKRAEETQRQLRDEQLLAAEKTRLERGLLPSPILHGEDLEVEVRYRPGGSRMLLGGDFFDAVRKQDGTLQVVIGDVCGHGPDEAALGVFLRIAWRALVLADQEPSRVLRTLHEILEHERHQAGLFTTVCMVTISPDRRWARLYLAGHPEPMLLVGDRVLELPRDRAGLPLGVLPDSTWSGLDVPLPPGWSMLLYTDGLVEGRVVGDTERLGSERLIELIGEVTETLREGTRAPSALLDTLISRVKELNGGELDDDMAVMLISEQDYPV